A window from Triticum aestivum cultivar Chinese Spring chromosome 6D, IWGSC CS RefSeq v2.1, whole genome shotgun sequence encodes these proteins:
- the LOC123144771 gene encoding (+)-neomenthol dehydrogenase, whose product MDCSSSKETPPHKAWWTGETVAVVTGANRGIGHALAARLAERGLSVVLTARDEARGAAAAAELRARGLPSVRFRRLDVTDPASVAAFASWIRDHVGGLDILVNNAGVSFNEIDTNSVEHAETVLKTNFYGAKMLIEALLPLFRRSSGTSRILNLSSQLGLLNKVRDPSLRIMLLDEGRLTEQEVEAMASRFLAQVKDGTWQDHGWPAVWTDYAVSKLALNAYSRLLAARLGGAVAVNCFCPGFTRTDMTRGWGKRTAEEAGRVAAGLALLPPADLPTGMFFKWSTPQLYSKL is encoded by the exons ATGGACTGCTCGAGTTCCAAAGAGACCCCACCGCACAA GGCGTGGTGGACCGGCGAGACGGTGGCGGTGGTGACGGGGGCCAACCGTGGCATTGGGCACGCGCTGGCCGCGCGCCTGGCGGAGCGCGGGCTATCCGTGGTGCTCACGGCGCGGGACGAGGCGCGCGGGGCGGCCGCCGCCGCGGAGCTCCGCGCCAGGGGTCTCCCGTCCGTGCGGTTCCGCCGCCTCGACGTCACCGACCCCGCCTCTGTCGCCGCCTTCGCCTCCTGGATCCGCGACCACGTCGGCGGCCTCGACATTCTG GTGAACAATGCCGGGGTATCGTTCAACGAGATCGATACCAACTCGGTGGAGCATGCTGAGACAGTCCTAAAGACGAACTTCTATGGAGCCAAGATGCTCATCGAGGCGCTCCTGCCCCTTTTCCGTCGATCCTCTGGGACCAGCCGGATCCTGAACCTCAGCTCCCAGCTTGGCCTTCTCAAT AAGGTGAGGGACCCGTCGTTGAGGATCATGCTGCTGGACGAGGGCAGGCTGACGGAGCAGGAGGTCGAGGCCATGGCGTCGCGGTTCCTGGCGCAGGTGAAGGACGGGACGTGGCAGGACCACGGGTGGCCGGCCGTGTGGACGGACTACGCGGTCTCCAAGCTGGCCCTCaacgcctactcccgcctcctcgCCGCGCGGCTGGGGGGGGCCGTAGCTGTCAACTGCTTCTGCCCCGGGTTCACGCGGACAGACATGACGCGGGGGTGGGGCAAGCGCACCGCCGAGGAGGCCGGCCGCGTCGCCGCGGGGCTCGCGCTGCTGCCCCCCGCCGACCTCCCCACCGGCATGTTCTTCAAGTGGTCCACGCCGCAGCTCTACTCCAAGCTCTGA